Genomic DNA from Thermodesulfobacteriota bacterium:
CCTGGATGCCAGTTCTTTGGCGGCTGTTTTAGTAAGCCCGATGATTCCCGCTTTTGAAGCCACATAATTGGCCTGTCCCGGGTTGCCAATCACGCCGACAATGGAGGCCAGGTTAATAATGCGTCCACTGCGCTGTTTCATCATGACTTTTGCAGCAATCTTGATGCAGCGAAATGCACCCTTTAGATTTATATCCAAAACGGCATCCCAGTCGCTTTCCTTCATGCGCACCAGAAATCCGTCTTTGGTGATGCCCGCATTGTTCACCAGCACATCGATCCGGCCTGTTTCATCAACGATGGTTTTAAAAAAATCGACCACCTCTTCTTTTGAAGCCACATTTACGCTTTTGCCTATGGCCGATCCGCCTGCATCAGCAACAAGCTTTTCGGTTTCATCGGCCGCGGCTTTTTCAGCATCAGGATCAACCGGTGAAAAATAGTTAAAATAAATACGTGTATTCGTTCCTGCAAGTGACAGGCAAATCGCTCTTCCAATACCCCTAGATCCTCCTGTCACCACCACTGTACGTTTGTCAGAATTTTGCATCATTCCCTCTCAAATAAAATATCTGCCACTTTATCCATGTCTGCAATAACTCCCTGATAGCTAGAAATCAGCTGTTTATAAGACACTTTTTCCAAAAAGGCGGAAACAGCGTTGGCCTCAAACATTCCTGATCCGCTAACAATCTTAATAATATTTTGTGCAACCAGTTGCGAAACCTCATTGGCGAATATCCTTGACATGGCTTTGAGTTTTTCAGTATCACGCGTGCCCGCTTTTTCCGCCATACCCGCTCTACGAGCCAGGCTTGCTCCGATCTCGACATGTGTCATCATATCAGCCAGGCAAAACATAATATATTGTTTCCGGGTCATTTTGTTTTCATGCACCAGCTTGATTGTATCATTTAAGGCATCGGCAGCTGTTGAATAAAAACCGCATCCCAGATCTTTTGAAGCTTGGTTCAGCTTTTCCATTTCCAGGCTGATTTGTTTGTAAAACTCTCCCTTTGATTTTATGGTCTTTCTCCAGCGGAAGATGCTGATAATACTCTGCTGAATTTCACTGGTTCCTTCATAAATACAGGCTATTTTTACATCTCTTTTGATTTTTTCTACCTCAAATTCGTTAATATACCCGTATCCGCCCAGTGCCTGCATGGCATCGTCTGCGGTTTTATTGGAAACTTCAGTCGCATAATATTTTGCAATGGAACCTTCGACATCCAGATCATTTTCTCCTGTGTCCAGCCTGGTTGCAATTTCTTCAACATAGGATGCCGCTGCTTCAAGCCTTACCGCATTGGGCACGATCAGTTTATGGGTATAACCCTGCTTTTCCGATAATGCAGAACCGGAGACAACCCTTTGCTTTGCATAGGGGATCACAATGTCCAGCGCTGCCTCTCCGGGACCTAAGCCCATTGCAGCCACCATAAGCCGTGTATAGCCAAAAACCTTGTTTGCCTGTTTTAATCCTTTACCCGGCACACCGCCGATAAGATTTTCAATGGGGACAAAGACATCCTCGAAAGTAAGCGGGGAGGTCTGTGATGACCTTATTCCATGTTTTTCTTCACTCTTTCCTGAAGAAAAACCTTTGGTACCCTTCTCAATGACAAAAAAGGTAAGTCCCTCCGGGGTTCTTGCAAGAAGTGTAATGAAATCAGCAGCTCCTCCAGTGGAGATAAACTGCTTCGTTCCGTTTATTTTGTACCCGATGGTTTCACCGGAATCGTTAAATACAGGATCAGCCTTGGTCTTTATCCCGGCCACGTCGCTTCCGGCGGCAGGCTCCGTTACCGCATAAGCGACCAGCGAATTTCCCTGGGAAATGGCGCCAAGCCACTTTTTCTTCTGTTCTTCAGTCCCACCGACCAGTAAGGGGTCAGCCCCCAGTTGAATAGCAAAAAAAGCAGTGGTAATTCCCAAGCATATTTTGGACATTTCACGGGTAACTGCGACACAATCCCGTGTGCCGCCTCCCATTCCTCCATAAGCTTCCGGAATCATCAAAAGCTGCAACCCGATTTCCGGACCGAGCATCTCCCGGATTACCTCTTCAGGAAATATTTCCTTTTTATCAAACTCGAGAATTTTTTCTTTGGTAAGTAACCGCTTTCTAAGCTGCCCGACAGTATCTAGGACCATTTGCCTTGATTCAAGATCAAGACCCATAAGAGCTGTTTGGGTGTTATTGGAAGAAGACATCTGTAGCTTTCCTTTTTAGGCCATTGCTATTCTTCGGTTTCGATCACACTGCGCCCTTTGTATGTGCCGCAACTTGGGCATACATGATGGGGAAGAGTGGCCTCCCCGCACTGAGGACATTCCACCACATTAGGGCCAGCAACTTTTTGATGGGTTCGCCGTTTGTCCCGTTTTGACTTGGATGTTTTTCGTTTTGGTACAGCCATAAGTAATCTCCTAACTACATAAAAATATTTATAATACTATACAAATCACTACTTTTTAACGAAGTAGTGGCTTTAGTAATTGAAATAGAGAAGCTTGTCAAGGAATTTCCTATATTTTTGTATTGCCGACTTGTGTTCTTTTTGCTTATATGCTACCTATAACCAGCTTCAACAAGCAGGCAAATATGATGTAACCATTCTATATTATATGATATAGTTGCTTGCAAGACCTTTATATATATTTTGTTTTTATCATTTCCGAGATAGTGGCATTACATTAGTTTTACAAAAAAAAGACTCAATCAGCGGTTTTACCAATTTCCCCAGGTTTACTTATTGTAGTTAAAAATAAGTAATAAATAAGTCATTTTAACCCGGCAGGATGAAATCTTGGAAACCTACCGTTTTAAAAAGATCTTTGAATTTAATGCTAAAGGCAAGCATACTATTTTTTAAAAAGAAGAGGTGAAATGGAAAAAATTATAACTCGATTCCCCCCCAGTCCAACCGGATACCTACATATCGGTGGGGCAAGAACCGCTCTGTTTAACTGGCTGTACGCACGTCATATGAAAGGTAAATTTGTTTTGAGAATTGAAGATACGGATACAGCACGCTCCACGCAGAAATCGGTAGATGCTATCTTTGAATCTCTTGAATGGCTGGGGATAGACTGGGATGAAGGTCCCTTTTTTCAATCCCGGCGGTTTGATATTTACACCGAATACATTCAAAAACTCCTTGATTCACGATCAGCTTACTATTGCACATGTTCATCTGAAAAGCTTGAAGACATGAGAAAAAAAGCGATGGAGGTCGGTGGTAAGCCAAAATATGACGGTACCTGCCGTGAAAAAGATCTCGGCAAAACCGATAATGCCGTCATTCGATTTAAAACTCCGAGTTCAGGAACCACCGTTCTTGAAGATGTCGTTAAAGGCAATATCGTTTTCCAAAATGAAGAACTGGATGATTTTATAATTGCCAGAAGTGACGGTAGCCCTACATACAATTTTGTAGTGGTTGTGGATGATATTACCATGGGAATAAATATGGTGCTCCGGGGCGACGATCATGTGATGAATACACCCAAGCAAATCCTTCTTTATAAAGCTTTAAATAGCCCCTTGCCCACTTTTGGCCACGTTCCCATGGTATTGGGCAGCGATCGGACACGACTGAGCAAACGTCATGGTGCTATGTCCGTTACCGCTTACAGAGACATGGGATATTTGCCGGATGCTTTTATCAACTATCTGGTTCGGCTGGGCTGGTCGTATGGAGACCAGGAGTTTTTTTCAAGGGATGAACTCATAGATAAATTTTCCCTTGAGAACATTGGCCGCAGTGCGGGGATTTTTAATCCTGAAAAGCTTCTTGCGCTAAATGCGGATCATATAAAGGCTACTCCTCCGGATAAACTGATTAATTATCTGGCCCCCTTTTTAAATAAAAAAGGCTATAGTTTCCATAAAGGGCCTTTTATGGAAAGCGTTATTAAAACCCTAAATGCCCGGAGTAAAACTTTGAAAGATATGGCTGATGACGCCGGTTTCTATTTCACCGATGCCGTATCGTATGATGAAAAAGCCGCCAAAAAATCTTTAAAGCTCGCTTCGCTTGAGCCTCTCCGGTTGTTGTTGGATCAGCTTGAAGCGCTGGATGACCTCAAGGAAGTGGATGTGGAGAATTCATTTAAGGCGGTGATGGAAAAAACAGGTCTTAAGCTTGGCAAAATTGCCCAGCCCGTGCGTGTTGCACTGACCGGAAGAACAGCCAGCCCAGGCATTTTTGAAATTATTGAAATTATAGGCAAAGACAGAGTCTTATCCAGAATAAAAGATGCCATTCAGTTCATTGAGAACAGGAAGGGTTGAAAAAAACAGGTACAGATTTGAAACGATACCCCCATAAGTTTAGAATTAATAAGCAAAGCGATAGCAAATGATATTGATTAATGGCCTAATATCCTGATAAAATTGTATTATGGAGAACACAAAACACCTAATTACCGGGATTATAATGGCGCTGTGCATCGTCATTTTCGGAACTGTAGGATATATAATCATAGAGGACTGGGGGGTTCTTGATGCGTTGTATATGACCATTATTACGATTTCCACGGTTGGGTACAGTGAGGTACACCAGGTCAGCAAAGCGGGGCGAATATTTACTATTGTGCTTGTTTTTTCCGGAGTGGGTTTCTCACTGTATATTGCTGCTGCTGTCGTGCAGTTCATGGTGGAAGGAAGAATCAGAATTATATTGGGGAGAAGAAGATTGGAAAAGAAAATTGACCGGATGAAAAACCATTACATTGTATGCGGATATGGACGTATCGGCAGGGTATTATGCAGAAACCTCAAAAGAAAGCCCCTTGACCTGGTGGTGATCGAGAAAAACCCGGAACTGATTCCTGTGATGGATGCCGATGGCGTGCTTTATATTTCCGGAGATGCTGCGGATGAGGAAAATTTGATACGGGCCGGTATCAAGCGGGCAAAAGGATTGGTCGCCGTGCTTGCCTCTGATGCTGACAATGTTTTTCTTGTACTTACCGCCAGACAGCTGGACCCTGATCTTTTAATAATGGCCCGGGCAAGCCAGGAAGAATCCAAGTCAAAATTACGGGCTGCAGGAGCCAATACGGTTGAATCTCCATATGATATGGGTGCTGCAAGTATGGCGCATCGTATTATCCGCCCCACAGTAACCAGTTTTTTGGC
This window encodes:
- the gltX gene encoding glutamate--tRNA ligase; the protein is MEKIITRFPPSPTGYLHIGGARTALFNWLYARHMKGKFVLRIEDTDTARSTQKSVDAIFESLEWLGIDWDEGPFFQSRRFDIYTEYIQKLLDSRSAYYCTCSSEKLEDMRKKAMEVGGKPKYDGTCREKDLGKTDNAVIRFKTPSSGTTVLEDVVKGNIVFQNEELDDFIIARSDGSPTYNFVVVVDDITMGINMVLRGDDHVMNTPKQILLYKALNSPLPTFGHVPMVLGSDRTRLSKRHGAMSVTAYRDMGYLPDAFINYLVRLGWSYGDQEFFSRDELIDKFSLENIGRSAGIFNPEKLLALNADHIKATPPDKLINYLAPFLNKKGYSFHKGPFMESVIKTLNARSKTLKDMADDAGFYFTDAVSYDEKAAKKSLKLASLEPLRLLLDQLEALDDLKEVDVENSFKAVMEKTGLKLGKIAQPVRVALTGRTASPGIFEIIEIIGKDRVLSRIKDAIQFIENRKG
- the rpmF gene encoding 50S ribosomal protein L32, whose protein sequence is MAVPKRKTSKSKRDKRRTHQKVAGPNVVECPQCGEATLPHHVCPSCGTYKGRSVIETEE
- a CDS encoding acyl-CoA dehydrogenase family protein, with protein sequence MSSSNNTQTALMGLDLESRQMVLDTVGQLRKRLLTKEKILEFDKKEIFPEEVIREMLGPEIGLQLLMIPEAYGGMGGGTRDCVAVTREMSKICLGITTAFFAIQLGADPLLVGGTEEQKKKWLGAISQGNSLVAYAVTEPAAGSDVAGIKTKADPVFNDSGETIGYKINGTKQFISTGGAADFITLLARTPEGLTFFVIEKGTKGFSSGKSEEKHGIRSSQTSPLTFEDVFVPIENLIGGVPGKGLKQANKVFGYTRLMVAAMGLGPGEAALDIVIPYAKQRVVSGSALSEKQGYTHKLIVPNAVRLEAAASYVEEIATRLDTGENDLDVEGSIAKYYATEVSNKTADDAMQALGGYGYINEFEVEKIKRDVKIACIYEGTSEIQQSIISIFRWRKTIKSKGEFYKQISLEMEKLNQASKDLGCGFYSTAADALNDTIKLVHENKMTRKQYIMFCLADMMTHVEIGASLARRAGMAEKAGTRDTEKLKAMSRIFANEVSQLVAQNIIKIVSGSGMFEANAVSAFLEKVSYKQLISSYQGVIADMDKVADILFERE
- the fabG gene encoding 3-oxoacyl-[acyl-carrier-protein] reductase, whose amino-acid sequence is MQNSDKRTVVVTGGSRGIGRAICLSLAGTNTRIYFNYFSPVDPDAEKAAADETEKLVADAGGSAIGKSVNVASKEEVVDFFKTIVDETGRIDVLVNNAGITKDGFLVRMKESDWDAVLDINLKGAFRCIKIAAKVMMKQRSGRIINLASIVGVIGNPGQANYVASKAGIIGLTKTAAKELASRGVTVNAIAPGFIETDMTASLPEDVKKAMLGQIPLGRAGKPEDISSVIAFLASEKASYITGQIIHVSGGMYI
- a CDS encoding NAD-binding protein, which encodes MENTKHLITGIIMALCIVIFGTVGYIIIEDWGVLDALYMTIITISTVGYSEVHQVSKAGRIFTIVLVFSGVGFSLYIAAAVVQFMVEGRIRIILGRRRLEKKIDRMKNHYIVCGYGRIGRVLCRNLKRKPLDLVVIEKNPELIPVMDADGVLYISGDAADEENLIRAGIKRAKGLVAVLASDADNVFLVLTARQLDPDLLIMARASQEESKSKLRAAGANTVESPYDMGAASMAHRIIRPTVTSFLALAFAHKRKDIQMEEIPVSASSDLINVMLKDTGIRQKFNLIIIAIKKPDNSMHFNPSFEATIEMGDTVIAVGEEKNLQKLEHILNP